One genomic segment of Paenibacillus xylanexedens includes these proteins:
- a CDS encoding LysR family transcriptional regulator: MDLMQLRYFCKIARLEHITRAAEELHVSQPALSKTLKLLEQELGTELFDRTGKFIRLNNYGRVFLKYAEQSLEALENGKRELADMSSGQAGDIRLAFPVGSHVVPALLSRFRQQYPDITFTLIQHFGPSEPPRFDLCISSLPLQIPRVESLPLLTEELFLAVPADHKLAGRTSIRLEDASEEHFVTLRAGNDLRERTDSLCRIAGFNPKRIFESDDPATVRGLIRAGLGIALVPAVSWDGSVGEHVRLIRIEQPVCERTIGISWLEDHYLSKACLIFREFTVAYFRELALADAPGDSSV, from the coding sequence ATGGATTTAATGCAACTTCGTTATTTCTGCAAAATTGCAAGGCTGGAGCACATCACACGAGCGGCAGAAGAACTGCACGTCTCCCAGCCAGCTTTGAGCAAAACGTTGAAACTGCTTGAACAGGAATTAGGAACCGAATTATTCGATCGAACAGGAAAGTTCATCCGGCTGAACAACTATGGTCGTGTATTTCTGAAATATGCCGAGCAATCTCTTGAGGCACTCGAAAATGGAAAACGGGAACTTGCGGATATGTCATCTGGTCAGGCAGGCGATATCCGTCTTGCATTCCCTGTAGGCTCTCACGTGGTTCCCGCCCTGTTATCCCGATTCAGACAACAATACCCGGATATCACATTTACGTTAATCCAGCATTTTGGTCCTTCTGAGCCTCCCCGATTTGATCTCTGCATCTCTTCGCTGCCCTTGCAGATTCCCCGAGTGGAGAGCTTGCCTCTTCTTACAGAGGAACTGTTCCTGGCTGTACCCGCTGACCACAAACTGGCTGGGAGAACATCCATCCGATTGGAAGATGCATCCGAGGAACACTTTGTCACGCTACGTGCAGGAAACGACCTTCGTGAACGAACCGACAGCCTTTGCCGAATTGCCGGGTTCAATCCAAAGCGTATTTTCGAAAGTGATGATCCGGCAACCGTACGCGGACTCATTCGCGCTGGCCTTGGTATTGCACTCGTTCCTGCGGTGTCCTGGGATGGATCTGTGGGTGAACATGTACGATTGATTCGGATTGAACAGCCTGTATGCGAACGAACGATTGGGATTTCCTGGTTGGAAGATCATTACCTGTCCAAAGCTTGTCTGATTTTTCGCGAGTTTACGGTCGCTTATTTCCGTGAGCTGGCGCTGGCTGATGCCCCTGGTGATTCCTCGGTCTGA
- a CDS encoding acyltransferase family protein has product MGVKRMDDTSPAATQPEIIKAVAVTAVMMQLILSVLLKQFPDVSHRIEIGMLYNLAKFSAPAFIFAILYDVAQLRDVKYGHYVWHKAKEIIGPYLFWTTVYILTVNAGGYEQVGDVVQAFLLGTAAPHLWYTVMMFQYHLLIPLVTALALLMIRNRKKAAVAWVVSIIVYAILILLYDRYVLLDLLHPDLVYTDRIFAMYGLFALLGMGTSIYKEACLVWLDKMKWALLPIGVLLFIWVNRELFAYGFEDMNLLKSSYLKPSMVLFNMALILLLYAGATGLIRMKVRFLPAFRWIAKYAFRAYLASYFALNLTIWMMGSYVKEMPLGISIVLLLICTAILAFTMVYYIEKLCKAVMRLLRPRNHQGHQPAPAHGNKRP; this is encoded by the coding sequence ATGGGTGTAAAAAGAATGGACGATACCTCACCGGCTGCAACACAGCCGGAGATTATTAAAGCGGTTGCAGTAACTGCTGTGATGATGCAGCTGATCCTGTCGGTTCTCTTAAAGCAGTTTCCCGATGTATCTCACAGAATAGAGATTGGCATGTTGTACAATCTGGCGAAGTTCTCGGCACCTGCCTTTATTTTTGCCATTTTGTATGATGTGGCACAGCTGCGAGACGTAAAGTATGGACACTATGTATGGCATAAAGCTAAAGAGATCATCGGGCCTTATCTCTTCTGGACTACCGTATATATATTAACGGTGAATGCAGGCGGATATGAGCAGGTGGGGGATGTTGTACAAGCCTTTCTGCTGGGAACGGCAGCCCCGCATTTGTGGTATACGGTCATGATGTTCCAATATCATTTGCTCATTCCGCTGGTGACTGCACTGGCTCTGCTCATGATTCGGAATCGAAAAAAAGCAGCTGTGGCATGGGTGGTATCCATCATCGTGTATGCCATTCTGATTCTGCTCTATGACCGATATGTTCTGCTGGATCTTTTGCATCCCGATCTGGTCTACACGGATCGAATCTTTGCCATGTATGGACTATTTGCATTGCTGGGAATGGGTACATCCATATATAAGGAAGCTTGCCTTGTCTGGTTGGACAAAATGAAGTGGGCGCTGCTGCCCATCGGTGTGCTGTTGTTTATTTGGGTGAACCGGGAACTATTTGCGTATGGGTTTGAGGATATGAATTTGTTGAAGTCTTCGTATCTGAAACCGTCGATGGTGCTGTTTAACATGGCGCTCATCTTGCTCCTGTACGCTGGTGCAACGGGACTGATTCGTATGAAAGTCCGATTCCTGCCTGCTTTTCGCTGGATTGCCAAATATGCGTTTCGGGCATATCTCGCCAGTTATTTTGCACTGAATCTGACGATCTGGATGATGGGCAGTTATGTGAAGGAGATGCCGCTCGGCATCAGCATCGTGCTTTTGCTGATTTGCACTGCGATTCTAGCCTTCACGATGGTGTATTACATTGAGAAATTGTGCAAGGCAGTGATGCGACTTCTCAGACCGAGGAATCACCAGGGGCATCAGCCAGCGCCAGCTCACGGAAATAAGCGACCGTAA
- the nirB gene encoding nitrite reductase large subunit NirB, with protein sequence MNGKKENLIIIGNGMAGISTVEQILKLTTRFDITVFGTEPYPNYNRIMLSYVLEGSKTLDDIVLNDLHWYEDYGITLHTGTTVTRIDAETHEVVTEDGTRVPYDKIIIATGSNSFILPVPGHDKEGVVGFRDIADCNVMLEAAKQYKRAAVIGGGLLGLEAAKGLVQLGMEVTVVHLMEDLMERQLDPQASAMLKAELERQGIRFKMGAQTSELLGGERVEGIRFADDTVLNVDFVVMAVGIKPNTAVARESGMEVNRGIVVNDYMQTSLENVYSVGECTEHRGVCYGLVAPLFEQGMILAKHICGVETAPYEGSVVSTKLKISGVDVFSTGEFIDSPEHTVISHKDDWKRTYKKILLRDNKMVGAVLFGDITDSAELQKLIKQQTEMTEELYGSLMGTGCGGHKKTTSVETMAEDEIVCGCNGVTKGTIVDVITNQGLTSVDEIKACTGATRSCGGCKPVVEQILQYVLGDSFSTGAKQGICGCTSMGRDEIVAEIRANGLQTTKEVMNVLGWSQPEGCSKCRPAINYYLGMIAPDTHEDEKESRFVNERMNANIQKDGTYTVVPRMYGGVTTPADLKRIADVSVKYDVKAVKVTGGQRLDLIGVKKEDLTKVWAELDMPSGYAYAKSLRTVKTCVGSQFCRFGTQDSMAMGARIERKFERLDLPAKFKYAVNGCPRNCAEACTKDIGIVGNDGGWEIFIGGNGGIKARLADSLCKVKTDEELIELCGAIMQYYRETGNYLERTSEWVERMGLEHIRSVVVDNLEERKALMQRIEFALEHVEEPWQKAIRNEEGQSKMFHGIEVSARP encoded by the coding sequence ATGAACGGAAAAAAAGAGAACCTCATCATCATTGGTAACGGTATGGCAGGAATCAGTACCGTTGAACAAATTCTGAAATTAACTACGCGATTTGATATTACCGTTTTTGGCACCGAGCCCTATCCTAACTACAACCGCATTATGTTGTCGTACGTACTGGAAGGAAGCAAAACGCTGGACGATATCGTGCTGAACGACCTTCACTGGTATGAAGATTACGGCATTACATTGCACACAGGCACAACGGTTACACGAATCGATGCCGAGACACACGAAGTTGTGACTGAGGATGGAACTCGCGTTCCTTATGACAAAATTATCATTGCAACAGGCTCCAACTCCTTTATTCTCCCCGTACCTGGACATGACAAAGAAGGTGTTGTCGGTTTCCGCGATATCGCCGATTGTAATGTCATGCTGGAAGCTGCTAAGCAGTATAAAAGAGCGGCCGTTATCGGAGGCGGATTGCTTGGTCTTGAAGCTGCCAAAGGGTTGGTACAACTTGGCATGGAAGTTACCGTAGTGCATCTGATGGAAGATCTGATGGAGCGTCAGCTTGATCCGCAAGCTTCAGCCATGTTGAAGGCAGAACTCGAACGTCAGGGTATCCGGTTCAAAATGGGTGCGCAGACTTCCGAACTGCTGGGTGGCGAACGGGTTGAAGGAATTCGTTTTGCAGATGATACGGTTCTGAATGTTGATTTTGTGGTCATGGCTGTAGGCATTAAACCCAATACGGCTGTAGCCCGCGAAAGCGGTATGGAAGTGAATCGGGGCATTGTCGTGAATGACTATATGCAGACTTCACTTGAGAATGTGTACTCGGTTGGGGAATGTACAGAGCACCGCGGGGTATGTTACGGCCTCGTTGCCCCATTGTTCGAGCAAGGTATGATTCTGGCGAAACATATCTGCGGTGTGGAGACCGCTCCTTATGAAGGTTCAGTTGTATCCACGAAATTGAAAATTTCGGGTGTGGACGTGTTTTCAACTGGTGAATTCATCGACAGCCCAGAGCACACCGTCATTTCGCACAAAGATGACTGGAAACGGACTTACAAAAAAATTCTGCTTCGTGATAATAAAATGGTCGGCGCCGTTCTCTTCGGTGACATTACGGATTCTGCCGAATTGCAGAAACTGATCAAACAACAGACTGAAATGACCGAAGAATTGTATGGTTCACTCATGGGTACAGGCTGCGGGGGTCATAAGAAAACCACCTCTGTAGAAACGATGGCGGAAGACGAGATTGTTTGTGGATGTAACGGTGTAACTAAAGGAACCATTGTTGATGTCATTACAAATCAAGGACTTACCAGCGTAGATGAAATCAAAGCCTGTACCGGTGCAACCCGCTCTTGCGGTGGATGTAAACCGGTTGTGGAACAGATTTTGCAATATGTACTTGGAGACAGTTTCAGTACTGGAGCCAAACAGGGCATCTGCGGATGTACTTCCATGGGACGGGATGAGATTGTAGCCGAGATTCGTGCAAATGGATTACAAACGACCAAAGAGGTCATGAATGTACTGGGTTGGAGTCAACCTGAAGGTTGTTCCAAATGTCGTCCGGCGATCAACTATTACCTTGGCATGATTGCACCGGATACTCACGAAGATGAGAAAGAATCCCGTTTTGTTAACGAACGTATGAACGCGAATATTCAAAAGGATGGAACGTATACGGTTGTACCTCGGATGTATGGCGGGGTGACTACACCAGCGGACCTCAAACGTATCGCTGACGTTTCAGTCAAATATGATGTGAAAGCAGTCAAAGTTACCGGTGGTCAGCGTCTCGACTTGATTGGTGTTAAAAAAGAAGATCTGACTAAAGTCTGGGCTGAACTGGATATGCCTTCAGGGTATGCATACGCCAAATCGCTGCGTACGGTCAAAACATGTGTCGGCTCCCAATTCTGCCGATTCGGTACACAGGATTCCATGGCCATGGGTGCTCGCATTGAACGTAAATTCGAACGTCTGGATCTGCCAGCCAAGTTTAAATATGCCGTCAACGGTTGTCCGCGGAACTGTGCAGAGGCATGTACCAAAGATATCGGTATCGTTGGTAACGACGGAGGCTGGGAGATCTTTATCGGTGGAAACGGCGGTATTAAAGCTAGACTGGCTGATTCCCTATGCAAAGTGAAAACAGATGAAGAGTTGATAGAACTGTGCGGCGCCATCATGCAATATTACCGCGAGACAGGTAACTATCTGGAACGGACGTCCGAGTGGGTGGAACGCATGGGTCTGGAGCATATTCGTTCGGTTGTCGTGGATAACCTGGAGGAACGCAAAGCGTTGATGCAGCGGATTGAATTTGCACTTGAGCATGTTGAAGAACCTTGGCAAAAAGCGATTCGCAATGAGGAAGGCCAAAGCAAAATGTTCCATGGCATCGAAGTATCGGCTCGTCCATAA
- the nirD gene encoding nitrite reductase small subunit NirD: protein MTTKQSGTYFPAGVVEEFLPRIGRVVEIKDHQLAVFRASDGTIFAADNHTPHPKGGPLAEGIVSGHYLYDPLYDWKIDLTTGLVQAPDNGQVQMYPVKVENGQVWIEI from the coding sequence ATGACGACAAAACAATCAGGCACCTACTTCCCTGCCGGAGTAGTTGAAGAATTCCTGCCACGAATCGGAAGAGTAGTTGAGATTAAGGACCATCAGCTTGCTGTCTTTCGTGCATCGGATGGTACCATCTTCGCTGCGGATAATCACACCCCCCACCCTAAGGGTGGGCCGCTGGCTGAAGGCATCGTGTCCGGGCATTATCTGTACGATCCGCTGTATGATTGGAAGATCGACCTGACTACAGGTCTTGTGCAAGCACCGGACAACGGTCAAGTCCAAATGTATCCGGTGAAGGTAGAGAACGGCCAGGTCTGGATTGAAATATAG
- a CDS encoding formate/nitrite transporter family protein — protein sequence MYTPSVEGIIEAAVKKRDQMNASLPRYMVAALMAGAYVGLGIVLIFSIGAPLLAAQSPLQTMLMGMSFGLALTLVIFAGSELFTGNNMFFTMSTLAGRTTVNETLKNWGLVFVGNLLGAILLSLLIVGSGLFKTATPEHLLFVVSAKKMAAPVSELFFRGILCNWLVCLAIWMAARTKEDIAKLVLIWWCLYAFIASGYEHSVANMTLLSLSWLLPNHPDTITMAGWFHNMIPVTLGNIIGGALFVGMAYWYTSPVRKKS from the coding sequence ATGTATACACCAAGTGTTGAGGGAATTATTGAAGCTGCGGTTAAAAAAAGGGATCAAATGAACGCAAGCCTGCCACGTTATATGGTTGCTGCCTTGATGGCTGGTGCCTATGTAGGGCTTGGCATCGTTCTGATCTTCAGTATTGGTGCTCCGCTCCTTGCGGCACAGTCACCACTGCAAACCATGTTGATGGGCATGTCCTTCGGACTCGCTCTCACGCTGGTCATCTTTGCCGGATCAGAACTGTTTACAGGTAACAATATGTTCTTTACCATGAGTACACTGGCAGGCCGAACCACAGTGAACGAAACGCTGAAGAACTGGGGGCTCGTCTTTGTTGGTAACCTGCTCGGCGCAATTCTATTAAGTCTACTCATTGTAGGTAGCGGTCTGTTCAAAACGGCCACACCGGAACATCTGCTGTTTGTCGTCTCTGCCAAAAAGATGGCGGCGCCCGTGTCTGAGTTGTTCTTCCGAGGAATTCTCTGTAACTGGCTCGTCTGTCTGGCGATCTGGATGGCTGCTCGCACCAAAGAAGATATCGCCAAACTTGTTCTTATCTGGTGGTGTCTGTACGCATTTATCGCAAGTGGTTATGAGCACAGTGTTGCCAATATGACTTTGCTGTCTTTATCCTGGTTGCTGCCAAACCACCCGGATACAATCACGATGGCAGGCTGGTTCCATAACATGATTCCGGTAACGCTTGGTAATATTATCGGCGGTGCCCTCTTTGTTGGAATGGCTTACTGGTATACTTCACCGGTACGTAAAAAATCATAA
- a CDS encoding YfbR-like 5'-deoxynucleotidase gives MGIHTYFRSLNDLERIIRTPGKFKFEEHSVSAHSWKVVQYAKTLADIEEQHGTTIDWKKLYEITSSHDYGEIFIGDIKTPVKHYSLELRSMLQKVEEGMVEHFINENIPEEFQPIFRRQLREGKDQSVEGLILEVADKMDQVYEAFAELQRGNTEKEFIVMYRYALVKIKNIDLHCVQYFLEQILPDMIEEGIRSPFDIRKITEEALAQ, from the coding sequence ATGGGAATTCACACGTACTTCAGGTCACTAAACGATCTTGAACGTATTATTCGTACACCTGGCAAATTCAAATTCGAAGAACACAGCGTATCCGCCCATTCCTGGAAAGTCGTACAGTACGCCAAAACGCTCGCAGATATTGAGGAGCAACATGGAACCACCATCGATTGGAAGAAGTTATACGAAATTACGAGCAGTCATGATTATGGCGAAATCTTCATCGGTGATATCAAAACACCCGTCAAACATTATTCACTGGAGCTGCGTTCGATGCTGCAAAAGGTGGAAGAAGGCATGGTTGAACATTTTATTAATGAAAATATTCCTGAAGAGTTCCAGCCTATTTTCCGCAGACAGCTGCGTGAGGGTAAAGACCAGTCGGTTGAAGGACTGATACTCGAAGTCGCAGACAAGATGGATCAAGTATATGAAGCCTTTGCTGAGCTCCAACGTGGCAATACGGAGAAAGAATTTATCGTTATGTACCGTTATGCCTTGGTCAAAATCAAAAATATCGACCTCCACTGTGTGCAGTATTTCCTGGAACAGATTCTCCCCGACATGATCGAAGAAGGTATCCGCTCCCCGTTTGATATTCGCAAAATAACCGAAGAAGCTCTGGCCCAGTAA
- a CDS encoding response regulator transcription factor, whose amino-acid sequence MTIKYRTIIVEDEALIRRNVSRKFRELGTRFEVIGEARNGQEALQLIEHSVPDLVVTDIQMPVMNGLELAKHLYFAYPHVKIVILSGYHEFEYARQAISYKVEDYLLKPLSEEQLRTLLDAMELKLGSAVDSLAHVSAVLDEQVKSEDIAEAVKLYLKQNYMHEITLQDMAGQMHFSVDYLGKCFKKVTGETPLKYMTGLRINEAKRMLVTHENMDIKTIGGAVGYSDSHYFSRIFKNKTGMYPSEYRLQLQERKKALSMDDEHHVDLS is encoded by the coding sequence ATGACAATCAAATATAGAACGATTATTGTGGAAGATGAAGCCCTGATTCGCCGGAATGTCTCACGCAAATTCAGAGAGTTGGGCACCCGGTTCGAGGTGATCGGTGAGGCGAGGAACGGTCAGGAAGCGTTACAGCTGATCGAACATTCCGTTCCTGATCTGGTTGTAACCGATATTCAGATGCCGGTGATGAACGGATTGGAACTCGCCAAACATCTGTATTTTGCCTATCCGCATGTTAAAATTGTCATTCTGAGTGGTTATCATGAATTCGAATATGCACGGCAGGCGATCAGTTACAAGGTGGAGGATTATCTGCTCAAACCATTATCGGAAGAACAGCTTCGTACACTGCTGGATGCGATGGAATTGAAGCTTGGGAGCGCTGTGGATTCGCTTGCGCATGTCAGTGCCGTGCTGGATGAGCAGGTGAAGTCGGAGGATATCGCAGAGGCCGTTAAGTTGTATTTGAAGCAGAATTACATGCATGAGATTACACTCCAGGACATGGCGGGACAGATGCATTTTAGTGTGGACTATCTGGGGAAGTGTTTTAAGAAAGTAACGGGTGAGACTCCGCTAAAATATATGACAGGTCTGCGGATTAATGAAGCAAAACGTATGCTCGTCACGCACGAGAATATGGATATCAAGACTATTGGTGGAGCGGTAGGGTATAGTGATTCCCACTATTTCAGCCGGATCTTCAAAAACAAAACGGGCATGTACCCTAGCGAGTACCGACTGCAATTGCAGGAACGAAAAAAAGCCCTGTCCATGGATGATGAGCACCATGTTGACTTGAGCTGA